Proteins encoded in a region of the Stieleria neptunia genome:
- the rplE gene encoding 50S ribosomal protein L5 — translation MADKPRLQTAYEDSIRSQLVERFGYKNPHQVPRLEKITLNMGVGQAIGDKKILDLAYDAMTQIAGQKPVMTVARKSIANFRLREGMPIGCMVTLRRQHMYEFLDRMVSIVLPRVRDFRGISRKAFDRRGNYTMGLTEQLVFPELNPDKFTRPQGMNITYVTSAKTDDEARALLELFGMPFKAAPGKSDAA, via the coding sequence ATGGCAGATAAACCAAGACTCCAAACGGCCTACGAAGATTCCATCCGCTCCCAGTTGGTGGAACGCTTCGGCTACAAGAACCCGCACCAAGTTCCGCGTCTGGAAAAGATCACGCTGAACATGGGTGTCGGACAAGCCATCGGGGACAAGAAAATCCTCGACCTGGCGTACGATGCAATGACCCAGATCGCCGGTCAAAAACCGGTGATGACGGTCGCCCGAAAATCGATCGCGAACTTTCGCTTGCGTGAAGGCATGCCGATCGGATGCATGGTGACCCTGCGTCGACAACACATGTATGAATTCCTGGACCGGATGGTCTCGATCGTGCTGCCCCGAGTCCGCGACTTTCGCGGAATCAGCCGCAAAGCGTTCGACCGCCGTGGGAACTATACGATGGGGCTGACCGAGCAATTGGTCTTTCCCGAACTGAACCCTGACAAGTTTACCCGCCCGCAGGGCATGAACATCACGTACGTGACGTCGGCCAAGACCGATGATGAAGCACGAGCGTTGTTGGAATTGTTCGGCATGCCGTTCAAAGCGGCACCGGGAAAAAGCGACGCTGCGTGA
- the rpsE gene encoding 30S ribosomal protein S5: protein MLDRVVKIKRCAAVVKGGRRFSFAAMVVVGDGQGKVGWGYGKANEVPPSVQKATKQATRDMVKVPLVEGSIPHQVWGSFGAAKVTLIPAGAGTGIIAGQAVRAVCEACGIHDILTKSYGTNNPVTLVKATVEALKQLRTREETAALRGLTVEELSS, encoded by the coding sequence TTGCTCGATCGCGTGGTGAAGATCAAACGCTGTGCAGCTGTGGTCAAGGGCGGTCGTCGCTTCAGCTTTGCCGCCATGGTCGTCGTCGGTGACGGCCAGGGGAAAGTCGGATGGGGTTACGGAAAGGCCAATGAAGTGCCCCCGAGCGTCCAGAAAGCAACCAAACAAGCCACCCGTGACATGGTCAAGGTGCCGCTGGTCGAAGGCAGCATCCCCCACCAAGTCTGGGGCAGTTTCGGTGCCGCAAAGGTCACGTTGATCCCCGCCGGGGCTGGTACCGGGATCATCGCCGGCCAGGCCGTGCGTGCGGTTTGCGAAGCCTGCGGCATCCACGACATTTTGACAAAGTCCTACGGCACCAATAACCCGGTCACGCTGGTCAAAGCCACCGTCGAAGCCCTCAAGCAACTGCGGACGCGTGAAGAAACCGCCGCACTGCGTGGGCTGACCGTCGAAGAACTGTCGTCCTAA
- the secY gene encoding preprotein translocase subunit SecY: protein MLEKLRIMFTIPELRKKIFLTLGLLAIYRIGFHIPLPMVDNAPTDSAGGGAADFLEKVSLFAASDLRQLTIFGLGIMPYISASIILQLLGTTVPALAELKKEGQAGQKKINEYTRYLTVGICLVQSWIYVSVMLSASGPGGGNINANFLNEAGTGLYMPWQFVAVAVMTCGSVFLMWLGEQIDEHGIGNGISLLIMAGILAQMPKALYELIRNMETQLTGLSRGQVGIETLILLFVLFIGVVVGVVFITLGQRKIPTQSAKFTRGRKVYGGTRQHLPLRINQAGVMPIIFASSLLMIPGVFFGLMAGAFETGGAIFKGLNLVSLTMQDQASYFFNLLYVALIFFFCYFWTAITFNPKEISDNLRDSGTFIPGYRPGKRTTDYLEKVMVRITYVGAGFLSIVAIVPTIVYGSLGVPYSIAGFYGGTGLLIAVSVAFDLVQKIDSHLVMRNYRGLLEGAGGGVSPVV, encoded by the coding sequence ATGCTTGAAAAACTGCGAATCATGTTCACCATCCCCGAGTTGAGGAAGAAAATCTTCCTGACCCTGGGATTGCTGGCCATTTATCGGATCGGTTTCCACATCCCGCTGCCAATGGTGGACAACGCCCCGACGGATTCGGCCGGCGGTGGTGCGGCCGATTTCTTGGAAAAAGTCAGCTTGTTTGCCGCCAGTGATCTTCGTCAATTGACGATCTTCGGCCTCGGCATCATGCCCTACATTTCCGCCTCGATCATCCTGCAGTTGCTCGGAACGACCGTTCCCGCACTGGCGGAATTGAAAAAGGAAGGCCAGGCGGGGCAGAAAAAGATCAACGAATACACACGCTATCTGACCGTCGGCATCTGTCTGGTGCAGAGCTGGATCTATGTCTCGGTCATGCTGTCCGCCAGTGGACCCGGCGGCGGCAACATCAACGCCAACTTCTTGAACGAAGCCGGCACGGGGCTGTACATGCCCTGGCAGTTCGTGGCCGTCGCGGTGATGACCTGCGGCAGTGTGTTCCTGATGTGGCTGGGCGAACAAATCGACGAACACGGGATCGGCAACGGCATCAGTCTGTTGATCATGGCCGGGATTCTGGCCCAGATGCCCAAAGCCCTGTACGAATTGATTCGCAACATGGAAACCCAGTTGACCGGGCTGAGCCGCGGTCAGGTCGGGATCGAGACGTTGATCTTGCTGTTTGTGCTGTTCATCGGCGTGGTCGTCGGGGTGGTCTTCATCACCCTGGGCCAGCGTAAAATCCCGACCCAATCGGCGAAATTCACCCGCGGCCGCAAGGTCTACGGTGGAACCCGACAACACCTGCCGCTGCGGATCAATCAGGCCGGCGTGATGCCGATCATTTTTGCCAGCAGCTTGTTGATGATCCCCGGCGTGTTCTTCGGCTTGATGGCCGGTGCATTTGAAACCGGCGGCGCGATCTTCAAGGGATTGAACCTGGTCAGTCTGACGATGCAGGACCAGGCGTCGTATTTCTTCAACCTGCTGTACGTCGCGTTGATCTTCTTCTTCTGTTACTTCTGGACCGCGATCACGTTCAACCCGAAAGAGATTTCGGACAACCTGCGGGACAGCGGGACGTTCATTCCCGGCTATCGGCCCGGAAAACGGACGACCGACTACTTGGAAAAAGTCATGGTCCGGATCACGTACGTCGGTGCAGGGTTCCTGTCCATCGTCGCGATCGTCCCGACGATTGTTTATGGCTCGCTCGGTGTGCCCTATTCGATTGCCGGATTCTACGGCGGGACGGGGTTGTTGATCGCGGTCAGCGTCGCCTTTGACCTGGTCCAGAAAATCGATAGCCACCTGGTGATGCGAAACTACCGCGGCCTGTTGGAAGGCGCCGGCGGTGGCGTCAGCCCGGTCGTCTAA
- the rplR gene encoding 50S ribosomal protein L18: MDKNKKLGQRRVRRRNHVRNVLRGSADRPRLCVQRTLKHFSVQLVDDSSGRTLASASTRDKALRESVKVGGNCEGAAEVGKAIAAKAEAAGIKEVKLDRGHNKYHGRVKAFADAARESGLVL, from the coding sequence ATGGACAAAAACAAGAAACTCGGACAACGACGCGTTCGTCGACGCAACCACGTGCGGAACGTGCTCCGCGGTTCCGCGGACCGGCCCCGCCTGTGCGTGCAACGCACGCTCAAGCACTTTTCCGTTCAACTGGTCGATGATTCCAGCGGACGGACCTTGGCCAGTGCCAGCACGCGAGACAAAGCGCTCCGCGAATCGGTCAAGGTTGGTGGCAACTGTGAAGGTGCCGCCGAAGTCGGCAAGGCCATCGCTGCCAAGGCGGAAGCCGCCGGGATCAAGGAAGTCAAACTGGATCGCGGGCACAACAAATATCACGGACGCGTCAAAGCGTTCGCAGACGCCGCCCGTGAAAGCGGGCTCGTGCTTTAA
- the rplO gene encoding 50S ribosomal protein L15 → MNLNDVHRGIQKNRKRKRIGRGPGSGTGKTSARGHKGHKSRSGYSRKPSFQGGAMPMFRRVPKRGFNNRWATTVFAVNVGKLNDHFDDGAEVTLEAMAAKDVAKGTFDEVKILGDGELTKKLTVSAHRFSKSAEEKITAAGGTVNKLAPKRTPDERVAALKQA, encoded by the coding sequence ATGAACCTGAATGATGTCCATCGCGGAATTCAAAAGAACCGCAAACGTAAACGTATCGGGCGTGGTCCCGGCAGCGGCACCGGCAAAACGTCCGCCCGCGGTCACAAGGGTCACAAGAGCCGTAGCGGGTACAGCCGTAAACCCAGCTTCCAAGGCGGGGCGATGCCGATGTTCCGTCGCGTCCCCAAACGCGGGTTCAACAACCGTTGGGCGACGACCGTGTTTGCGGTCAACGTCGGCAAGCTGAACGATCACTTCGACGACGGTGCCGAAGTCACGTTGGAAGCGATGGCCGCCAAAGACGTCGCCAAGGGGACCTTCGACGAAGTCAAGATCCTCGGCGACGGCGAATTGACCAAGAAGCTGACCGTGTCGGCGCACCGGTTCAGCAAGTCGGCCGAAGAGAAAATCACCGCCGCCGGCGGGACCGTCAACAAGCTGGCTCCCAAACGGACCCCCGACGAACGCGTCGCGGCCCTGAAGCAAGCCTGA
- the rpsH gene encoding 30S ribosomal protein S8, which translates to MMTDPIADMLTRIRNAVRVERAFVDIPSSRVKRGIADVLKREGFIWDWAEVEESPVNVLRLELKYGSNGERVIQTIRRMSKPGRRLYAHCKDLKPVLGGLGITIISTSKGVISDREARREKIGGEILCEVA; encoded by the coding sequence ATGATGACAGACCCGATTGCCGATATGTTGACCCGAATCCGCAACGCCGTTCGCGTAGAACGTGCCTTTGTGGACATCCCTTCCAGCCGCGTAAAGCGGGGGATTGCCGACGTGCTGAAGCGCGAAGGTTTCATCTGGGATTGGGCGGAGGTCGAAGAAAGCCCCGTCAACGTGCTTCGCCTGGAACTGAAATACGGTTCCAACGGCGAACGCGTGATCCAAACCATTCGCCGAATGAGCAAACCCGGACGCCGTTTGTACGCTCACTGCAAGGACCTGAAACCGGTCTTGGGCGGGCTGGGCATCACGATCATCAGCACCAGCAAGGGTGTGATCAGTGACCGTGAAGCTCGGCGAGAAAAGATCGGCGGCGAAATCCTTTGCGAAGTCGCCTAA
- the rplF gene encoding 50S ribosomal protein L6 has protein sequence MSRIGKKPVQIPSGVTVGVADRVVTVEGAKGKLTFTHRPEISVNVEGDAVNCSRSGEDRTSRELHGLTRAIIGNMVEGVSNGYEKKLEIVGVGYLASISGDTLQLRVGYANELHRKIPSDLTVTCPDQTHVVVQGCDKQKVTQFAAEIRSLRKPEPYKGKGIRYQGEQVKIKPGKSATK, from the coding sequence ATGAGTCGTATCGGAAAAAAACCAGTCCAGATCCCCAGCGGTGTCACCGTCGGCGTTGCCGATCGTGTCGTCACCGTCGAGGGTGCCAAGGGCAAGCTGACCTTTACCCATCGTCCCGAGATCTCGGTCAACGTCGAAGGTGATGCCGTCAACTGCTCGCGCAGCGGTGAAGACCGAACCAGTCGAGAGTTGCACGGGTTGACCCGCGCGATCATCGGCAACATGGTCGAAGGCGTCAGCAACGGCTACGAAAAGAAACTTGAGATCGTCGGCGTGGGATACCTCGCCAGCATCTCCGGCGATACGCTGCAACTGCGTGTCGGCTACGCTAACGAGCTGCACCGCAAGATCCCCAGCGATCTGACCGTGACCTGCCCCGACCAGACGCACGTCGTCGTCCAGGGCTGTGACAAGCAAAAGGTCACCCAGTTCGCCGCCGAAATCCGATCGCTTCGCAAGCCCGAACCCTACAAGGGCAAGGGGATTCGCTACCAAGGCGAACAAGTTAAGATCAAACCCGGTAAGTCGGCGACCAAGTAA
- a CDS encoding adenylate kinase → MRLVFIGPPGAGKGTQCRRLSGEFQIPHISSGDMLRASRDDSRIGKLIAGYIDGGNLAPDDLMMQFIIDRLRQPDCENGYLLDGFPRTVNQAEMLTGFLTERDQRLDSVVNLMVDENALVERLLARAESEGRADDTPETIQTRLKVFRNRTEPVLKYYRQRGIVIDVNAAGTPDDVFAVVRDALG, encoded by the coding sequence GTGCGTCTCGTCTTTATCGGTCCACCGGGTGCGGGCAAGGGCACGCAGTGCAGACGGCTCAGTGGCGAGTTTCAGATCCCGCACATCTCTTCGGGTGACATGCTGCGGGCCAGCCGGGATGATTCAAGGATCGGTAAGCTGATCGCCGGTTACATCGACGGCGGCAACCTGGCCCCCGATGACTTGATGATGCAGTTCATCATCGATCGGCTCCGACAACCCGATTGCGAAAACGGGTACCTGCTGGACGGATTTCCCCGCACGGTCAATCAGGCCGAGATGCTGACCGGATTCTTGACCGAGCGTGATCAACGGCTCGATTCGGTGGTCAATTTGATGGTGGACGAAAACGCGCTGGTGGAACGCTTGCTCGCCCGGGCGGAATCGGAAGGACGCGCCGACGACACCCCGGAAACGATTCAGACCCGGTTGAAGGTGTTTCGAAACCGAACCGAACCGGTGTTGAAGTATTACCGCCAGCGGGGCATCGTGATCGACGTCAACGCCGCCGGAACACCGGACGACGTGTTCGCAGTCGTCCGCGATGCGCTCGGCTAA
- the rplX gene encoding 50S ribosomal protein L24 — MLLKVEDEVLVIAGGDKGHRGKVLVVDRKKNKVVVEGAGLVRKHVRKSQKNPQGGRLSKEMPIHASNVMVIDPTTNEPTRVGVRYLDDGTKERFAKKSGASLGKISPPRDSYKKA; from the coding sequence AAGTAGAAGACGAAGTGCTAGTGATCGCCGGCGGTGACAAGGGTCATCGCGGGAAGGTGCTGGTCGTCGATCGCAAGAAAAACAAAGTTGTCGTCGAAGGCGCCGGCTTGGTGCGGAAACACGTTCGGAAAAGCCAGAAGAACCCGCAAGGGGGCCGTCTGAGCAAAGAGATGCCGATTCACGCCAGCAACGTGATGGTCATCGATCCGACGACGAACGAGCCGACACGGGTCGGAGTCCGCTACCTGGACGACGGCACCAAGGAACGATTTGCAAAGAAAAGCGGTGCAAGCCTGGGAAAAATCTCCCCGCCCCGTGACAGCTATAAGAAGGCGTGA
- a CDS encoding type Z 30S ribosomal protein S14 codes for MASKSKIAKANRKPKFSTRRENRCKFCGRPRSVYRKFGLCRICFRENANLGLIPGVRKASW; via the coding sequence GTGGCAAGTAAATCAAAAATCGCCAAGGCAAATCGGAAGCCGAAGTTCAGTACCCGGCGCGAGAACCGGTGCAAGTTCTGTGGTCGACCTCGTTCGGTCTACCGCAAGTTCGGTTTGTGCCGAATCTGTTTCCGCGAGAATGCGAACTTGGGTTTGATCCCCGGTGTTCGTAAGGCCAGTTGGTAA